Proteins encoded together in one Lathyrus oleraceus cultivar Zhongwan6 chromosome 5, CAAS_Psat_ZW6_1.0, whole genome shotgun sequence window:
- the LOC127087392 gene encoding inorganic pyrophosphatase 2, with product MASSNIVVVFDFDKTIIDCDSDNWVVDELGFTDLFNQLFPTMPFNNLMDRMMMELHCNGKTIEDIVEVLKRVPIQPRMIPAIKAANALGCDLRIVSDANTFFIETILKNFGIRECFSEINTNPAYVDEEGRLRVLPYHHLNQPPHRCNLCPTNMCKGLIINRIQDSFSCEENKRFIYLGDGSGDYCPSLNLKEKDFVMPRKNFPVWDLICKDRSLVKAQIYEWGDWEEQEKILHQLINKVSMEESALFFSAHEPLPKALPVML from the exons ATGGCTAGTAGTAATATTGTAGTGGTTTTCGACTTTGATAAAACCATAATCGATTGTGACAGTGATAATTGGGTTGTTGATGAGTTAGGTTTCACTGATTTGTTCAATCAACTCTTTCCTACCATGCCATTCAACAATCTCATG GATAGGATGATGATGGAGCTTCATTGTAATGGAAAAACAATTGAAGACATTGTTGAAGTTTTGAAGAGAGTTCCAATACAGCCTAGAATGATCCCTGCCATTAAAGCAGCCAATGCTTTAGGGTGTGATCTGAGGATTGTTAGTGATGCAAACACATTTTTCATAGAGACAATTCTGAAGAACTTTGGAATTAGAGAATGTTTCTCTGAGATTAACACTAATCCAGCTTATGTTGATGAAGAAGGAAGATTAAGAGTTTTGCCTTATCATCATCTCAACCAACCTCCTCATAGATGTAACCTCTGCCCTACCAACATGTGCAAG GGTCTAATCATAAATAGAATCCAAGATTCATTTTCATGTGAAGAGAATAAAAGGTTTATATATCTTGGGGATGGTAGTGGAGATTATTGTCCAAGTTTGAATCTTAAAGAAAAAGACTTTGTGATGCCAAGGAAGAATTTTCCTGTATGGGATTTGATTTGCAAAGATCGTTCTCTTGTTAAAGCTCAAATTTATGAATGGGGTGATTGGGAAGAACAAGAAAAGATTTTGCATCAATTAATCAACAAAGTTTCAATGGAAGAAAGTGCTCTATTCTTTTCTGCTCATGAACCTTTGCCTAAAGCTCTACCTGTTATGCTATAG